A portion of the Leptospira kanakyensis genome contains these proteins:
- a CDS encoding TrkH family potassium uptake protein, with product MKFKRLLVFLKRFYLYLQVQRFEIRKFYIDHFRWIGRTIYILFGFLSVTILILDFGFYYPEDWKPYVTFSIRTLVSFFIFYESIHLIFTNKRWREYVSLHKIELIILLMLGLEFIYEKDIVSILKSYHISGDDTTIIFLSANQILFLFSNLAHFFRLSRKNDSKKLNPSIVFVSSFAFIIFLGVCFLHFPKSTNGQVKSIDLVFTTISATCVTGLSTVDIGSQFTLTGQLIVLLLIQVGGLGLMTLTSFFSIFLAGKVSVSDTMMIKDLLSEETMGRAKEILKQITIQTLVIESVGAILLFYSFPENFPIALSEKIYYSIFHSISAFCNAGFSLLPSGLATEAFKHSEGFLSVIMFLIVLGGLGFPVLFQIRTKLSNPFDYKFRWSVTSKLVFWTTGCLLLFGWVSYYFLELNYTLRGLTTSEQIFHSLFYSVTTRTAGFNTLELSQMGFPITFISFFLMWVGASPVSTGGGIKTTTFAISLLNITNEIRGKERMEIGHRTIANSSIARASATIVLSLFVIFLAILGLLITENANFIDLCYEVVSAFGTVGLTRSLTPHLTDSGKIIICTVMFVGRVGILTLLVAVSKKVDRTSYEYPKEYVVVG from the coding sequence TTGAAGTTCAAACGACTCCTTGTTTTTTTAAAAAGATTTTACCTTTATTTACAAGTCCAAAGATTCGAAATTCGAAAGTTCTATATAGACCACTTCCGTTGGATAGGAAGAACCATATATATCCTATTTGGATTTTTATCGGTTACTATTTTGATTTTAGATTTTGGATTCTATTATCCTGAAGATTGGAAACCTTACGTCACTTTTTCCATTCGAACACTTGTATCATTTTTTATTTTTTACGAATCCATCCATTTAATTTTCACAAACAAACGATGGAGAGAATATGTTTCTCTTCATAAAATAGAACTAATCATCTTGCTTATGTTAGGATTGGAATTTATTTATGAAAAAGATATAGTTTCCATTTTAAAGTCATACCATATTTCGGGAGATGACACCACTATCATCTTTTTATCTGCCAATCAGATTCTGTTTTTATTTTCTAACTTGGCTCATTTCTTTCGACTTTCCAGAAAAAATGATTCTAAAAAATTAAATCCTTCCATTGTATTTGTTTCTTCTTTTGCTTTTATCATTTTTCTTGGAGTTTGTTTTTTACATTTTCCGAAGTCAACCAATGGCCAGGTCAAATCCATTGATTTAGTTTTCACAACCATCAGTGCAACCTGTGTCACAGGACTTTCCACCGTTGACATTGGCAGCCAATTCACACTCACAGGACAACTAATTGTTTTACTCCTCATCCAAGTGGGTGGGCTCGGTCTTATGACCTTAACTAGTTTTTTTTCCATCTTCCTTGCCGGAAAAGTTTCTGTCAGTGATACAATGATGATCAAAGACCTTCTTTCCGAAGAAACGATGGGTCGTGCCAAAGAAATTTTAAAACAAATCACAATCCAAACCCTTGTCATTGAATCGGTTGGGGCGATTCTATTATTTTATAGTTTTCCAGAGAACTTCCCAATTGCTCTCTCAGAAAAAATTTATTATTCAATTTTTCACTCCATATCTGCATTTTGTAATGCTGGTTTTAGTTTGTTACCAAGTGGACTGGCCACAGAAGCCTTCAAACATTCAGAAGGATTTTTATCTGTGATTATGTTTTTGATTGTTCTCGGAGGACTTGGTTTTCCTGTTTTATTCCAAATCCGAACAAAACTTTCCAATCCTTTTGATTATAAGTTTCGATGGTCTGTTACATCCAAACTAGTATTTTGGACAACCGGCTGTCTTTTGTTATTCGGTTGGGTTTCTTATTATTTTTTAGAGTTAAATTATACTTTAAGAGGGCTCACTACTTCAGAACAAATCTTTCATTCTTTGTTTTATTCTGTTACCACAAGGACGGCTGGATTTAATACATTAGAGTTAAGCCAAATGGGATTTCCTATTACATTCATTTCGTTTTTTTTGATGTGGGTGGGAGCTTCACCGGTATCCACAGGAGGTGGAATCAAAACCACAACCTTTGCCATCTCTCTTTTAAATATTACCAACGAAATTCGAGGAAAAGAAAGAATGGAAATAGGCCACCGAACCATTGCCAATTCATCTATTGCTAGAGCCAGTGCTACCATTGTACTTTCTTTATTTGTGATTTTTCTTGCCATCCTTGGTTTGTTAATCACTGAAAATGCGAATTTTATCGATTTATGTTACGAAGTGGTCTCCGCCTTTGGAACGGTAGGTCTTACTCGTAGCCTCACCCCTCATTTGACAGATTCTGGTAAAATCATCATTTGTACTGTGATGTTTGTGGGAAGAGTGGGAATTTTGACTCTACTTGTGGCAGTTTCTAAAAAAGTAGATCGTACCTCGTATGAGTATCCAAAAGAGTATGTAGTTGTAGGTTGA
- a CDS encoding potassium channel family protein, translating into MQRKKIAVIGIGSFGKLFVRYLFDDGHEVIAIDKDPLIIESIKDFVTVAVTLDATDEHALRSQGITDVDYAVIALADDFETSIICADSLKKCGVKNIYARYQTELQMKVLELLGIKDLFNPEEKAARSMAETLSFSGMRSSFLLSDEYSVVEVTVPKRYINQTIAEADLRHKYNINVITIKRPTVNKESKRVSDSKTEKILGIPHGNTILKEDDIIVLFGSQTDLARFLET; encoded by the coding sequence ATGCAAAGAAAAAAAATAGCAGTCATTGGGATTGGAAGTTTTGGAAAGTTATTTGTTCGTTATCTTTTTGATGATGGCCATGAAGTCATTGCGATTGATAAGGATCCATTAATCATTGAATCAATCAAAGATTTTGTAACCGTAGCTGTTACTTTGGATGCCACCGATGAACATGCATTACGATCACAAGGAATCACCGATGTAGATTATGCAGTCATTGCTCTTGCTGATGATTTTGAAACTTCCATCATCTGTGCCGATAGTTTAAAAAAATGTGGTGTGAAAAATATCTACGCTCGTTACCAAACAGAATTACAAATGAAAGTTTTGGAACTTCTTGGAATCAAAGATCTTTTTAATCCAGAAGAAAAGGCCGCGAGAAGTATGGCAGAAACATTATCCTTTTCAGGAATGCGTTCTAGTTTTTTACTTTCTGATGAATACAGTGTGGTGGAAGTCACAGTTCCCAAACGTTATATCAACCAAACCATTGCGGAAGCAGATTTACGTCATAAATACAATATCAATGTCATCACGATCAAACGCCCCACAGTAAATAAAGAATCCAAACGTGTCTCCGATTCCAAAACTGAAAAAATTTTAGGAATTCCACATGGAAACACAATCCTCAAAGAAGACGATATCATTGTTTTATTTGGATCTCAAACCGATCTCGCTCGTTTTCTGGAAACGTAA
- a CDS encoding cobalamin-binding protein gives MGPERIICLTEEPTEMLYLLGEEKRIVGISVYTERPAKAKEEKTKVSAFISGNLKKITALEPDLVIGFSDIQSQLAKDLVERGLNVLIFNQRSISEILSNMQMLGNLVGQSEKAKTLIEEWKNQIILWKKENESKIHKPKVFFQEWDEPIITGIQWVSEAIELAGGIDTFSHLKDRKLARDRIIVADEVREANPDVYVGSWCGKAMDWDWVRNKPEWQNVTAIQKNKIFEMDPSIILQPGPALFLEGIPKLKEIFSSI, from the coding sequence ATGGGCCCAGAAAGAATCATTTGTCTCACCGAAGAACCAACAGAGATGTTGTATCTCTTAGGGGAAGAAAAACGAATTGTCGGAATCTCAGTTTATACAGAACGACCCGCAAAAGCTAAGGAAGAAAAAACAAAAGTTTCTGCCTTTATCAGTGGGAACTTAAAAAAAATAACGGCTCTTGAACCAGACCTTGTCATTGGGTTTTCTGACATCCAATCCCAACTTGCCAAAGATCTCGTAGAACGAGGATTAAACGTTCTTATCTTTAACCAAAGATCCATTTCCGAAATATTATCCAATATGCAAATGCTCGGAAACCTTGTGGGCCAATCAGAAAAAGCAAAAACACTGATTGAAGAATGGAAAAATCAAATTATCCTTTGGAAAAAGGAAAACGAATCTAAAATACACAAACCCAAAGTTTTTTTCCAAGAATGGGATGAACCCATCATCACAGGCATCCAATGGGTCAGTGAAGCCATTGAACTTGCAGGCGGAATCGACACTTTTTCCCATCTAAAGGACAGAAAACTAGCGAGAGACCGTATCATCGTAGCAGATGAAGTCAGAGAGGCCAATCCAGATGTCTACGTGGGATCCTGGTGTGGGAAGGCTATGGATTGGGACTGGGTGCGAAATAAACCCGAATGGCAAAATGTAACAGCCATCCAAAAAAACAAAATTTTTGAAATGGATCCAAGTATTATATTACAACCAGGGCCTGCTTTGTTTCTAGAAGGAATCCCAAAACTAAAGGAGATCTTCTCCTCCATCTAA
- a CDS encoding MotA/TolQ/ExbB proton channel family protein, protein MKFSCNQTKAKITLSFVIALITIFTIAGRIEAQSTPAAPSTESAQTTETPAETPAPVAEAPAQAPQQESEIGLVSLFLTGGWSMWPLLLSSIVAFGVILERIYFFFTAKLVRKGYNQDLQDAIDASGMNGIEEFLKANEGQRITDVLKNGMEVSQNDPEIFASGIEREAGEVMTLLEKGLTVLSAVSTIAPLVGFLGTVSGMINAFDAIANADQVNAKVVAGGIKEALITTAAGLIVAIPAMTFYQYLQGRVAFFTSEVEEAANKIYKEYLKLKAGKRA, encoded by the coding sequence ATGAAATTCTCATGTAACCAGACAAAAGCGAAAATCACTTTGTCTTTTGTGATCGCACTCATCACAATTTTTACGATTGCAGGTAGAATCGAAGCGCAATCAACACCAGCAGCACCTAGCACAGAATCGGCGCAAACAACGGAAACACCAGCGGAAACTCCCGCTCCAGTAGCAGAAGCTCCTGCACAAGCACCACAACAAGAATCTGAAATCGGACTCGTAAGTTTGTTTTTGACTGGTGGATGGTCAATGTGGCCGCTCCTACTCTCTTCCATCGTTGCATTTGGTGTGATTCTAGAAAGAATCTACTTTTTCTTCACTGCAAAACTCGTAAGAAAAGGATACAACCAAGACTTACAAGATGCGATTGATGCATCTGGAATGAATGGGATTGAAGAATTTTTAAAAGCAAACGAAGGACAACGAATCACTGATGTATTAAAAAATGGAATGGAAGTTTCCCAAAACGATCCAGAGATTTTTGCATCTGGTATTGAAAGAGAAGCAGGTGAAGTCATGACTCTTCTCGAAAAAGGTCTTACTGTTCTTTCTGCTGTTTCTACCATTGCACCACTCGTTGGGTTCCTTGGAACTGTATCAGGTATGATCAACGCCTTTGATGCGATTGCAAACGCTGACCAAGTCAACGCTAAAGTAGTTGCTGGTGGTATCAAAGAAGCGCTTATCACAACTGCTGCTGGTCTTATCGTTGCGATTCCTGCAATGACATTCTACCAATACTTACAAGGTCGAGTTGCTTTCTTTACTTCTGAAGTAGAAGAAGCTGCGAACAAAATCTACAAAGAATATTTAAAACTCAAAGCCGGTAAAAGAGCGTAA
- a CDS encoding ExbD/TolR family protein, producing the protein MIKLKKKQELEEISAASMSDIAFLLLVFFMVTAVFFVKEGLNISLPRKQSEPQPFLRKNVYEILVTQDRYKMRNTAFGTKEYSSLKEFRDDLNQMEIPDLKNKLALIVTTGDTKYAKMLDALSAVQLRGFEKISVRKKK; encoded by the coding sequence ATGATTAAGTTAAAGAAAAAACAAGAACTAGAGGAAATATCGGCAGCATCCATGTCGGATATTGCCTTTCTACTCTTGGTATTTTTTATGGTAACTGCTGTATTCTTTGTAAAGGAAGGACTCAACATTTCCCTTCCTCGCAAACAATCCGAACCTCAGCCTTTTTTACGTAAGAATGTATATGAAATTTTGGTAACACAAGATCGATACAAGATGCGTAACACAGCATTCGGAACCAAAGAATATTCTAGTTTAAAAGAATTTCGCGATGACCTAAACCAAATGGAAATCCCAGATCTTAAAAACAAACTAGCACTCATTGTTACAACCGGTGATACCAAATATGCAAAGATGTTGGATGCCTTATCCGCAGTTCAACTTCGTGGATTTGAAAAAATCTCAGTGAGAAAGAAGAAATAA
- a CDS encoding ExbD/TolR family protein: MLRRKRVAPSVPVSSMADIAFLLLVFFMVTSVLDSDPDLPINLPDVPGGEQLNKKIANLYLTADDKRTVYFNSIKMELNEAMSEIRAKLSTTPDLKVLIHADQDLTYEELDNVFETLREIGALKVSLVTKTTQGGGLKGK, translated from the coding sequence ATGTTACGAAGAAAGAGAGTCGCACCTTCAGTTCCCGTAAGTTCGATGGCAGACATTGCCTTCTTACTCCTCGTGTTCTTTATGGTAACCTCCGTATTGGATTCGGATCCAGACCTTCCCATCAATCTACCAGATGTTCCTGGTGGAGAACAGTTAAACAAAAAGATAGCCAATCTCTATCTGACTGCTGATGACAAAAGAACTGTCTATTTTAATTCGATCAAGATGGAACTCAACGAAGCCATGAGTGAGATCCGTGCAAAACTTTCTACCACTCCTGATTTGAAAGTTTTGATTCATGCAGATCAAGATCTTACTTATGAAGAGTTGGACAATGTATTCGAAACTCTCCGAGAGATAGGAGCCTTAAAGGTTTCCCTCGTTACCAAGACCACTCAAGGTGGCGGGTTAAAAGGAAAGTAA
- a CDS encoding energy transducer TonB — protein sequence MNGTVVTQKRSKRERIHRFIDRYRIETGLAISAFLQAIIILFWFTPHLDTDSLDDLVEEVAFIDNVQIQEPSVDTKPTDGDFDLTDKEKEEKKEDPRVAGASDPIISGATSPIDLSPNIRPEYTSDAKALGLTGTMTLEVVIANTGEVLRVRSVGKQLGGGLEEEAVKVYRKKRFSPSILEGKPITVKVLVPIRFTLN from the coding sequence GTGAACGGAACAGTTGTTACACAGAAAAGATCCAAACGAGAAAGAATTCATCGGTTCATCGATAGATACCGAATCGAAACCGGTCTTGCCATTTCTGCTTTTCTCCAAGCTATCATCATTCTCTTTTGGTTCACACCTCATTTGGACACCGATAGTTTGGATGACCTTGTGGAAGAAGTAGCTTTTATCGACAATGTTCAAATCCAAGAACCATCCGTGGATACAAAACCAACAGATGGAGATTTTGATCTTACTGATAAAGAAAAAGAAGAGAAAAAAGAAGACCCACGTGTTGCGGGAGCTTCTGATCCAATCATCTCTGGAGCAACTTCTCCCATCGACTTATCACCTAACATTCGACCAGAATATACTTCTGATGCAAAAGCTCTTGGACTTACAGGAACCATGACATTAGAAGTTGTGATAGCAAATACAGGCGAAGTGTTACGAGTCAGATCCGTTGGTAAGCAGTTAGGTGGTGGACTCGAAGAAGAAGCCGTCAAAGTTTATCGCAAAAAACGTTTTTCCCCTTCCATTTTAGAAGGAAAACCGATCACAGTTAAAGTGCTCGTTCCCATTCGATTTACTTTGAACTAA
- a CDS encoding type II toxin-antitoxin system death-on-curing family toxin, translating into MKREPKWLNRKIAEAIHLDQIKQHGGSLGIRDIGLLESALDRPKNQWHYKPESTIFELTASLGIGVAKNHPFMDGNKRTSFLLMYVFLASNGFIIDTSEEDVVNVMLKVADGSIKEDELAKWLKHSSKSNQ; encoded by the coding sequence ATGAAACGGGAACCTAAGTGGCTAAATAGAAAAATTGCTGAGGCTATTCATTTAGATCAAATCAAACAACACGGAGGTTCTTTGGGAATTCGAGATATCGGTTTACTTGAATCAGCGCTGGACCGACCAAAGAATCAATGGCATTACAAACCTGAGTCTACTATTTTTGAACTCACGGCTTCTCTTGGAATCGGTGTCGCAAAAAATCATCCATTTATGGATGGAAACAAGAGAACTTCGTTTTTGTTGATGTATGTATTTTTAGCTTCTAACGGTTTCATTATAGATACATCAGAGGAAGATGTTGTGAATGTTATGTTAAAGGTAGCAGATGGTTCCATAAAAGAAGATGAGTTAGCCAAGTGGTTAAAACATTCATCTAAATCAAATCAATAG
- a CDS encoding AbrB/MazE/SpoVT family DNA-binding domain-containing protein, with protein sequence MESSAVKKTTIRAIGNSSGATIPKALLEKYNFHEGDTVFLVETENGILLSPYDPDFESAMEFYQDASKKYRNALKELAK encoded by the coding sequence ATGGAAAGTTCTGCAGTCAAAAAAACTACGATTCGTGCGATTGGTAATTCATCGGGGGCTACGATCCCAAAAGCACTTTTAGAAAAATATAATTTTCATGAAGGAGACACTGTCTTTCTTGTGGAAACTGAAAACGGAATTCTTTTGTCTCCCTATGATCCTGATTTCGAATCAGCCATGGAATTTTACCAGGATGCTTCTAAGAAATACCGAAATGCGCTTAAAGAATTAGCGAAATGA
- a CDS encoding LBF_0142 family lipoprotein, with the protein MFRSYLSFILVSLFFISCSLADLRPPTLQKEGLNPDLKKKGLSTITNPPVKELTPGDWKQYKQIQFVLKDVWHSKFVRFFTPIKESEQRLRVYLDFEKDAMEVEFLGGEKKGLILGLVKKDPYQIAADTGKVFTGDDEVRVYLESLRLYLTLPWRLTEYPIIQYAGAVQKLGQDYEVVYFTSVQAGATPDTDQYVGYFEKTSGALEWMEFTYRELFSFYKGVIKYGYYEPWNNKQYPRRISILDKFEDSDFVHEIRIEKMEIPKQPMEEEDKVLELPE; encoded by the coding sequence ATGTTTCGTTCCTACTTATCATTCATTTTAGTTTCATTATTTTTTATCTCTTGTTCTTTAGCCGACTTACGTCCTCCCACCTTACAAAAAGAAGGTTTAAATCCTGATCTAAAGAAAAAAGGATTATCCACCATTACAAACCCACCAGTGAAAGAACTCACTCCTGGTGATTGGAAACAGTACAAACAAATTCAATTTGTTTTGAAAGATGTTTGGCATTCCAAGTTTGTTCGATTTTTTACACCGATCAAAGAATCAGAACAAAGGCTTCGTGTGTATTTGGATTTTGAAAAAGATGCCATGGAAGTGGAATTCCTTGGTGGAGAAAAAAAAGGTCTCATCCTTGGGCTTGTGAAAAAAGATCCCTACCAAATTGCTGCGGATACGGGAAAAGTTTTTACGGGCGACGATGAAGTTCGTGTCTATTTAGAATCCCTTCGTTTGTATCTAACACTCCCTTGGAGACTCACTGAATATCCAATCATTCAATATGCAGGCGCTGTTCAAAAATTAGGCCAAGACTATGAAGTGGTATATTTTACATCCGTCCAAGCCGGTGCCACTCCCGACACAGACCAATACGTTGGTTACTTTGAAAAAACAAGTGGTGCCTTAGAATGGATGGAATTTACTTACCGCGAACTGTTTAGTTTTTACAAAGGTGTGATCAAATACGGATACTATGAACCGTGGAACAACAAACAATACCCCAGACGAATTAGTATTTTAGACAAATTTGAAGATTCTGATTTTGTTCACGAAATCCGAATCGAAAAAATGGAAATTCCAAAACAACCAATGGAAGAAGAAGATAAGGTATTGGAGTTACCGGAGTAG
- a CDS encoding phasin-related domain-containing protein, with protein MEKQIMDILNAGIGLFQSGKEGLEKAKTQLETTYNELVSKGALDNTEDSVKIRQSVDKILTDIKEFSSVAGKNYDETRSKIVDNYNKIAEEIKAKMPEGKIESVKAKINEVAESIKKTGAAKA; from the coding sequence ATGGAAAAACAAATCATGGACATTCTTAACGCAGGTATCGGACTTTTCCAATCAGGAAAAGAAGGTCTTGAAAAAGCAAAAACTCAGTTGGAAACAACTTACAATGAATTAGTATCCAAAGGTGCTTTGGACAACACGGAAGATTCTGTAAAGATTCGCCAATCCGTTGACAAAATCCTAACAGACATTAAAGAATTCTCTAGTGTTGCTGGAAAAAACTACGACGAAACTCGTTCTAAAATCGTAGACAACTACAACAAAATTGCTGAAGAAATCAAAGCAAAAATGCCTGAAGGAAAAATCGAATCCGTAAAAGCAAAAATCAATGAAGTTGCGGAATCTATCAAAAAAACAGGTGCTGCAAAAGCATAA